A single genomic interval of Brevibacillus brevis harbors:
- a CDS encoding aminoglycoside phosphotransferase family protein, whose protein sequence is MDHFKTILRHQYDIEAVDVIPQQGGWSALAYKVNSDQHSYFLKVYEKSRASTPKWTALIDKYVPIIQWLSRETRLQGKLPVPLLTRNAAYKHEDDMGIYQLFAYIEGKTIGSQPLNSMQVRQLAEIIAELHLYGEEIPVSTSAIKEDFLIPFAEQFREMLNDDIHRLPDDVNEIVKPFANILATRMNDLEMIAEELRGSEVIMKLCHTDIHNWNLMQSGQELILIDWEGLKLAPVEADLMFLVDQPFLEEFMATYRKTHTNYVVNRRALEFYQIRRRLEDICELLEQLLFDEQEEKDRVETIGHLKGELSKLIGG, encoded by the coding sequence ATGGATCATTTCAAGACCATTTTGAGACACCAGTATGATATAGAGGCTGTTGATGTTATTCCTCAGCAAGGAGGATGGTCGGCGCTTGCTTATAAAGTCAACAGCGACCAGCATTCCTATTTCTTGAAGGTCTATGAAAAAAGCAGAGCATCTACGCCCAAGTGGACAGCGTTGATTGACAAGTATGTTCCCATTATCCAGTGGCTATCACGCGAGACCAGACTACAAGGCAAACTTCCAGTTCCACTACTGACTAGAAACGCAGCGTATAAACATGAAGACGACATGGGCATCTACCAACTGTTTGCATATATTGAGGGAAAAACCATTGGGAGCCAACCGTTAAACTCGATGCAAGTTCGCCAGCTAGCAGAAATCATAGCGGAGTTGCATTTGTACGGGGAAGAAATACCGGTTAGTACGTCTGCAATCAAGGAAGACTTCCTCATTCCATTTGCCGAGCAGTTTAGAGAAATGCTGAATGACGATATCCATCGTCTGCCTGATGATGTGAATGAAATCGTCAAACCTTTTGCCAATATACTGGCTACCCGCATGAATGATTTGGAGATGATTGCCGAGGAATTGCGAGGCAGTGAGGTTATAATGAAGCTTTGCCATACAGACATTCACAACTGGAACCTGATGCAATCTGGTCAAGAGCTCATTCTCATAGATTGGGAAGGGTTGAAGCTGGCACCGGTAGAAGCCGATCTGATGTTCTTGGTAGATCAGCCTTTTTTGGAGGAGTTTATGGCTACCTATCGGAAGACACATACAAATTATGTGGTCAATCGACGAGCGCTGGAATTCTATCAAATCCGGCGTAGGCTGGAAGATATATGTGAACTGTTAGAGCAGCTTTTGTTTGATGAGCAAGAGGAGAAGGATCGAGTAGAGACGATCGGGCATTTGAAAGGGGAATTGAGTAAGTTGATAGGAGGT